In Ovis aries strain OAR_USU_Benz2616 breed Rambouillet chromosome 14, ARS-UI_Ramb_v3.0, whole genome shotgun sequence, a single genomic region encodes these proteins:
- the ERICH4 gene encoding glutamate-rich protein 4, translated as MELWKQLRQAGLVPPGLGPPPRALRGVPPVEKVGQTLASPGAGAGGARESLLWIWEELGNLRRVDVQLLGQLCSLGLEMGALREELVAFLEEEAEENTEEEEEDRELKGKLEGAYSPVPGHHRPPDFEMTI; from the exons ATGGAGCTCTGGAAGCAGCTGAGGCAGGCTGGACTGGTGCCCCCGGGGCTGGGCCCACCCCCGCGCGCCCTGAGGGGAGTCCCCCCAGTGGAGAAGGTGGGTCAGACCCTCGCGTCCCCAGGGGCTGGCGCTGGAGGTGCCAGGGAGAGTCTGCTGTGGATCTGGGAGGAGCTG gggaACCTCCGCCGAGTGGATGTCCAGCTGCTGGGCCAGCTGTGCAGCCTGGGACTGGAGATGGGGGCACTGCGGGAGGAACTGGTGGCCTTCCtggaagaggaggcagaggagaacaccgaggaagaggaggaggacagaGAGCTGAAAGGGAAACTGGAGGGAGCCTACAGTCCAGTTCCCGGCCACCACCGCCCCCCTGACTTTGAGATGACTATCTGA